A single Streptomyces mirabilis DNA region contains:
- a CDS encoding LysR family transcriptional regulator — MSAPLHHHLDPRLLRGFLVVAEELHFTRAAARLYVAQQALSRDIRRLERELGAELFVRTTRQVTLTADGERLVPYARRVLEAQDALLSAFAGDGTGRPLLVDVNSPGLVSGRVLDRARALAPDCELMARFESGLTGAAGEILAGRLDASFGRFAGLDPAVRARLEQQPVRYEPMAVILPEDHHLAALDAVPLDALAGETVYAGAGNPRTREWTDLALHLFEGRGIALAPPAPVAVGADEFRRVMAKKRNPVLAVVDFPAMSETVRKPLVGPVPLSPVSLVWRKGLVHPGIDALRRAADELAAEEGWLRRPADGWIPASDELVMAGQD, encoded by the coding sequence ATGTCCGCCCCTCTCCACCACCATCTCGATCCCCGACTCCTGCGCGGGTTCCTCGTCGTCGCCGAGGAGCTGCACTTCACGCGGGCCGCCGCCCGGCTGTACGTCGCCCAACAGGCCCTCAGCCGTGACATCCGGCGACTGGAGCGCGAACTCGGGGCGGAGCTGTTCGTGCGGACGACCCGGCAGGTGACGCTGACCGCCGACGGTGAGCGGCTGGTGCCGTACGCGCGGCGGGTGCTGGAGGCGCAGGACGCGCTGCTGTCCGCGTTCGCGGGGGACGGAACGGGGCGGCCGCTGCTCGTCGACGTCAACTCCCCGGGCCTCGTCTCCGGCCGCGTCCTGGACCGGGCCCGTGCGCTCGCGCCCGACTGCGAGCTGATGGCTCGCTTCGAGAGCGGGCTCACCGGCGCGGCGGGGGAGATCCTCGCGGGGCGCCTGGACGCGTCGTTCGGACGGTTCGCGGGCCTCGATCCGGCGGTCCGGGCCCGGCTCGAACAGCAGCCCGTACGGTACGAGCCGATGGCCGTGATCCTGCCCGAGGACCATCACCTCGCCGCCCTGGACGCGGTGCCGCTGGACGCGCTCGCGGGCGAGACCGTGTACGCCGGTGCGGGGAATCCGCGGACGCGGGAGTGGACCGACTTGGCGCTTCACCTTTTCGAGGGACGCGGTATCGCGCTGGCGCCACCCGCGCCGGTGGCTGTCGGAGCCGATGAGTTCCGGCGGGTCATGGCAAAGAAGCGGAACCCTGTCCTCGCGGTGGTGGATTTTCCGGCCATGTCTGAAACCGTGCGGAAACCGCTTGTTGGGCCCGTTCCGTTGTCACCCGTGTCATTGGTGTGGCGGAAGGGGCTGGTGCACCCCGGGATCGATGCCCTTCGACGAGCCGCCGACGAGCTGGCTGCCGAGGAGGGGTGGCTGCGGCGCCCTGCGGATGGTTGGATTCCGGCCAGCGATGAGCTGGTGATGGCGGGGCAGGATTGA
- a CDS encoding glycosyltransferase, with amino-acid sequence MASRTNAHGPAPRARRPAPDVRRRRLPMRWLLPSLLLVAMLAMLMLRGYVHSEILADHRIQPEAATDKVPDKILDGGPVVDTRGGRTNSLNIPDHRLVLTFDDGPDPTWTPKVLDVLKKHHAHAVFFVTGTMTSRYPELVKRIVAEGHEVGLHTFNHPDLSFQSTKRIDWELSQNQLALAGAAGIRTSLFRPPYSSFADAMDNKSWPVTEYIGTRGYITVVNNTDSEDWQKPGVDQIIRNATPKGGKGAIVLMHDSGGDRHQTVQALDRFLPELQERGYRFQNLTEALDAPSAHTRVTGLELWKGKAWVYLVRASDDVTDVLVVGIAIIGVLVFTRFGMMLLLSALHARRVRRKDFRWGPAPVTEPVSVLVPAYNEAKCIENTVRSLMASEHPVEVLVVDDGSSDGTARIVEDLLLPNVRVVRQHNAGKPAALNRGLANARHDIVVMMDGDTVFEPATVRELVQPFADPSVGAVAGNAKVGNRDSLIGAWQHIEYVMGFNLDRRMYDILGCMPTIPGAVGAFRRSALERVGGMSDDTLAEDTDITMALHRDGWRVVYAEKARAWTEAPESVQQLWSQRYRWSYGTMQAIWKHRRALVERGPSGRFGRVGLPLVSLFMVLAPLLAPLIDVFLLYGLVFGPTQKTVLAWLGVLAVQVACAAYAFRLDRERMRYLISLPLQQILYRQLMYMVLLQSWITALTGGRLRWQKLRRTGVVEAPGSIPRQRAAQSGNDRRPVA; translated from the coding sequence ATGGCATCCCGCACCAACGCGCACGGGCCCGCTCCCCGCGCGCGGCGTCCGGCACCCGATGTCCGGCGCCGACGGCTGCCCATGCGCTGGCTGCTGCCCTCACTGCTCCTCGTCGCCATGCTGGCGATGCTGATGCTGCGCGGCTATGTGCACAGCGAGATCCTCGCCGACCACCGCATCCAGCCCGAGGCCGCCACCGACAAGGTGCCGGACAAGATCCTCGACGGCGGCCCGGTCGTCGACACCCGCGGTGGCCGCACGAACAGCCTGAACATCCCCGACCACCGGCTCGTGCTCACCTTCGACGACGGCCCGGACCCCACGTGGACACCCAAGGTCCTCGACGTTCTGAAGAAGCACCACGCCCACGCCGTCTTCTTCGTCACCGGCACCATGACCTCGCGCTATCCGGAACTGGTGAAGCGCATCGTCGCGGAGGGCCACGAGGTCGGCCTGCACACCTTCAACCACCCCGACCTCTCCTTCCAGTCCACGAAGCGCATCGACTGGGAGCTCTCCCAGAACCAGCTGGCGCTGGCCGGCGCGGCGGGCATCCGCACCTCGCTCTTCCGGCCCCCGTACTCGTCCTTCGCGGACGCCATGGACAACAAGTCCTGGCCGGTGACGGAGTACATAGGCACGCGCGGTTACATCACCGTCGTCAACAACACCGACAGCGAGGACTGGCAGAAGCCGGGCGTCGACCAGATCATCCGCAACGCCACGCCCAAGGGCGGCAAGGGCGCGATCGTCCTGATGCACGACTCCGGCGGCGACCGCCACCAGACCGTGCAGGCGCTGGACAGATTCCTGCCGGAGCTCCAGGAGCGGGGGTACCGGTTCCAGAACCTCACCGAGGCCCTCGACGCACCCAGCGCGCACACCCGGGTCACCGGCCTCGAACTGTGGAAGGGCAAGGCCTGGGTCTACCTGGTGCGGGCCTCCGACGACGTCACCGACGTCCTGGTCGTCGGCATCGCGATCATCGGCGTACTCGTCTTCACCCGCTTCGGCATGATGCTCCTGCTCTCCGCCCTGCACGCCCGCCGGGTGCGGCGCAAGGACTTCCGCTGGGGTCCGGCGCCGGTCACCGAACCGGTGTCGGTGCTCGTGCCGGCGTACAACGAGGCCAAGTGCATCGAGAACACGGTCCGTTCCCTGATGGCGAGCGAACACCCCGTCGAAGTGCTCGTCGTCGACGACGGTTCGAGCGACGGCACGGCGCGGATCGTCGAGGACCTGCTGCTGCCGAACGTCCGCGTAGTGCGCCAGCACAACGCGGGCAAGCCCGCGGCCCTCAACCGCGGCCTGGCCAACGCCCGTCACGACATCGTCGTGATGATGGACGGCGACACGGTCTTCGAACCGGCCACCGTCCGCGAACTCGTCCAGCCGTTCGCCGACCCGAGCGTCGGCGCGGTCGCGGGCAACGCGAAGGTCGGCAACCGCGACTCCCTCATCGGGGCCTGGCAGCACATCGAGTACGTGATGGGCTTCAACCTCGACCGCCGGATGTACGACATCCTCGGCTGCATGCCGACCATCCCCGGCGCGGTCGGCGCCTTCCGCCGCTCCGCGCTGGAGCGGGTCGGCGGCATGAGCGACGACACGCTCGCCGAGGACACCGACATCACGATGGCCCTGCACCGCGACGGCTGGCGGGTCGTCTACGCGGAGAAGGCACGCGCGTGGACGGAGGCGCCGGAGTCCGTCCAGCAGCTCTGGTCCCAGCGCTACCGCTGGTCGTACGGCACGATGCAGGCGATCTGGAAGCACCGCAGAGCGCTCGTCGAACGGGGCCCGTCGGGCCGCTTCGGCCGGGTGGGCCTGCCGCTGGTCTCGCTGTTCATGGTCCTGGCCCCGCTGCTGGCCCCGCTGATCGACGTCTTCCTGCTGTACGGGCTCGTCTTCGGCCCGACGCAGAAGACGGTCCTCGCGTGGCTGGGTGTCCTCGCCGTCCAGGTGGCCTGCGCGGCGTACGCCTTCCGGCTGGACCGTGAGCGCATGAGGTATCTCATCTCGCTCCCGCTCCAGCAGATCCTCTACCGGCAGTTGATGTACATGGTCCTCCTCCAGTCCTGGATCACCGCGCTCACCGGAGGCCGGCTGCGCTGGCAGAAGCTGCGGCGTACGGGCGTCGTGGAGGCACCGGGCTCGATCCCGCGGCAGCGGGCGGCACAGAGCGGGAACGATCGGAGGCCGGTCGCATGA